In Carassius auratus strain Wakin chromosome 36, ASM336829v1, whole genome shotgun sequence, the following are encoded in one genomic region:
- the spoplb gene encoding speckle-type POZ protein-like B: MSRVPTPPPPGEMTSGPVAESWCYTQVKVVKFSYMWTINNFSFCREEMGEVVRSSTFSSGPNDKMKWCLRVNPKGLDDESKDYLSLYLLLVSCPKSEVRAKFKFSLLNAKREETKAMESQRAYRFVQGKDWGFKKFIRRDFLLDEANGLLPDDKLTLFCEVSVVQDSVNISGQSNTNMLKVPECQLSDDLGNLWEGSRFTDCSLFVGGQEFKAHKSILAARSPVFNAMFEHKMEESKKNRVDISDVEPDVFREMMVFIYTGKAPNLEKMADNLLAAADKYALERLKVLCEEALCNSLSVENVADILILADLHSAEQLKAQAIDFINRCSVLRQLGCKDGKNWNSNHAADIMETAGWKAMIQSHPHLVAEAFRALASAQCTPFGLPRKRLKQS; this comes from the exons ATGTCGCGGGTTCCCACACCCCCTCCCCCAGGGGAAATGACATCCGGACCTGTGGCAGAAAGCTGGTGTTATACACAG gtgAAAGTCGTAAAGTTTTCTTACATGTGGACGATTAACAACTTCAGCTTCTGTCGGGAGGAGATGGGAGAAGTCGTAAGGAGCTCGACCTTCTCCTCGGGGCCCAACGACAAGATGAAATG GTGTTTGCGAGTGAACCCAAAGGGACTGGATGATGAGAGTAAAGATTATCTCTCTCTGTACTTATTGCTTGTCAGCTGCCCAAAAAGTGAAGTTAGAGCAAAGTTCAAGTTTTCTTTACTGAACGCCAAAAGAGAAGAAACTAAAGCCATGG AAAGCCAAAGAGCCTACCGCTTCGTCCAGGGAAAAGACTGGGGCTTCAAGAAGTTCATCAGGAGAGATTTCCTGCTGGACGAAGCTAACGGACTTCTTCCTGATGACAAGCTCACTCTGTTCTGTGAG GTAAGTGTGGTCCAGGACTCTGTAAACATCTCTGGCCAGTCGAACACAAACATGCTGAAGGTTCCGGAGTGTCAGCTTTCCGACGACTTGGGTAACCTGTGGGAAGGCTCCAGGTTCACAGACTGCAGCTTGTTCGTGGGAGGGCAAGAGTTCAAAGCGCACAAATCCATACTGGCAG CGAGGTCGCCAGTATTCAATGCCATGTTTGAACACAAAATGGAGGAGAGTAAAAAA AACCGTGTGGACATCAGCGATGTGGAACCGGATGTATTTAGGGAAATGATGGTATTTATTTACACTGGTAAAGCTCCTAACCTGGAGAAAATGGCCGACAACCTGTTAGCTGCTGCAGACAAG TATGCTTTGGAAAGATTAAAGGTTTTATGTGAGGAGGCTCTCTGTAACAGTTTATCTGTGGAGAATGTGGCTGACATCCTCATTCTGGCTGACCTTCACAGCGCAGAGCAGCTTAAAGCACAAGCCATAGACTTCATTAATAG ATGCAGTGTTCTTAGACAGCTGGGCTGTAAAGATGGGAAGAACTGGAATAGCAA TCATGCCGCAGACATAATGGAGACCGCAGGTTGGAAAGCGATGATTCAGTCCCATCCTCACTTAGTGGCCGAGGCTTTCCGGGCTCTTGCTTCAGCCCAGTGCACCCCTTTTGGTCTACCTAGGAAACGGCTAAAACAGTCTTGA
- the LOC113055318 gene encoding neurexophilin-2-like, translated as MKMCQCYSALLMSCLYLVTCGAELRAAVSPLGWGESDKEESVSPYGSHSGILKSLRLFSHTSQSNSQSRETAQDSGALDLWAWLSNHTDTEETLSRARRRPYVKTGKFKKMFGWGDFHSNIKTVKLNLLITGKIVDHGNGTFSVYFRHNSTGLGNVSVSLVPPSKAVDFEITQQETIDVPKDSKAFNCRVEYEKTDRSKRTSVCSDFPNRVCLQEQTQSHVSWLCSKPFKVICIYIDFFSADYKLVQKVCPDYNYHSDTPYTSVG; from the exons ATGAAGATGTGTCAGTGTTATTCTGCCCTGCTTATGAGCTGCTTGTACTTG GTGACATGTGGAGCAGAGCTCAGAGCAGCTGTGTCTCCTCTGGGTTGGGGAGAGAGTGATAAGGAGGAAAGCGTCTCTCCTTACGGCTCTCATTCAGGGATTCTCAAATCCCTGCGGCTTTTCTCCCACACGTCCCAATCTAACAGCCAGAGCCGTGAAACCGCTCAGGACTCTGGGGCACTGGATCTGTGGGCTTGGTTATCCAACCACACTGATACTGAAGAAACCCTCTCGAGGGCCAGACGTCGTCCCTATGTGAAAACGGGCAAGTTTAAGAAGATGTTTGGCTGGGGCGACTTCCACTCGAACATCAAAACAGTCAAGCTAAACCTTCTCATTACTGGGAAAATTGTCGACCATGGCAACGGAACCTTCAGTGTCTATTTCCGACACAATTCCACCGGTCTGGGCAACGTGTCCGTCAGCCTGGTCCCACCTTCCAAGGCCGTTGATTTTGAGATCACTCAACAGGAAACCATAGATGTACCTAAAGACAGTAAGGCCTTCAATTGTCGAGTGGAATATGAGAAGACGGACCGCAGCAAGAGGACGTCTGTTTGCAGTGACTTCCCGAACAGGGTATGTCTACAGGAACAGACCCAAAGCCATGTGTCTTGGCTTTGCTCCAAGCCCTTCAAGGTCATCTGCATCTACATTGACTTCTTCAGTGCAGACTACAAGCTAGTACAGAAGGTCTGCCCAGATTACAACTACCACAGTGACACTCCCTATACCTCCGTGGGATAG